Sequence from the Silvibacterium dinghuense genome:
CGCGCGATAATGCTCCACCACCGGAGCCGTAAGCGCGTTATAGGCGCGCATCCGCTCCTCGAAAACCTCTTCTGTGTCGTCGGAACGCCTGGTCAGCTCGGCGCCTTCGTTGTCGCAGATGCCTTCGACCTTAGGCGGGTGCAGATAGACGTTATAAATCGTCTTGCAGACAGGACACATACGCCGACCCGTAATACGGCGTAACAACTGATTATAGCCCACCTGGATGCTCACAGCAATGACAGGCAGCGCGCCCGCCCCGGCCGAGAGATGCGCATCGAGCCAGTCTGCCTGGCCAAGTGTCCGGGGGAAACCGTCGAGAATATAGCCTTTTGCCGTATCCGGCTCGAGCAGCCGGGCCGCGACCATCTCGTTCACCAGGTCATCCGAGACCAACTCGCCGCGATCCAGCACCGCCTTCGCGACTTTGCCCAGTTCCGTTCCCTGGCTGACATTCGCCCGCAGGATATCTCCAGTCGAGATCTGCGGAATGCCCCACGCTGCTACCAGCTCCTTGGCCTGCGTGCCCTTCCCTACGCCCGGGGCCCCGAGGAGGAGAATCGGGCCGGGCTGAAACCCGGCCGGAGTCTCGAGGAGTGTCCCCGTCTGTGCCGCTGCTTCCGTCACTTACCAGGACCGCCTTCCGCGGACGCGTCCGCTGCGCGGCGAGAAGCCTTCATAGTGACGCATGATGAGCTGCGATTCCACCTGGTTCACCGTGTCCATGGCCACACCCACCACGATCAGCAGCGAGGTACCGCCGAAGTAGAAGTTGAAGCCGAAGCCGTTGGTGATCCACAGCGGCAGGTGCTCGAAGAGCCCGCCCACCAGCGGCAGGTGGTTCAGGTGAATACCGGTGATCAGGAACTGCGGAATGATCGTGATAATGATCAGGTACAGCGCGCCCACCAGCGTAATCCGGGTCAGGATGTCGTTGATGAAGTCCGAGGTCCGCTTGCCCGGACGGATACCGGGAATGAAGCCGCCGTACTTGCGCATGTTGTCCGCAATATCGTCCGGACGGAACACGATGGAAATATAGAAGTAGGCGAAGAAGACGATCATCGCCATCTGAATCAGCTCATACCAGGGTTCACCCGGCTTCAGCGCGTCGAAAATACGTGCCAGCGGAGCTGAATTCTTGATGAAAGCCGCATTGGCGAAGAGCATCGGGGCCGAGAGCACGGAAGCGGCAAAGATGACCGGCATCACGCCGCCGGAGTTCACCTTGAGAGGCAGGTGCGTCGACTGGCCGCCCATCAGGCGGCGTCCGACAATGCGCTTGGCATACTGCACCGGGATACGGCGCTCGCTGCGCTCGACGAAGACGATAAAGGCCACAACCGCGATCATGCCTGCAACCAGCAGGATCAGCGCCGGCACCGTGAAGGCGCCGAACTT
This genomic interval carries:
- a CDS encoding adenylate kinase — its product is MTEAAAQTGTLLETPAGFQPGPILLLGAPGVGKGTQAKELVAAWGIPQISTGDILRANVSQGTELGKVAKAVLDRGELVSDDLVNEMVAARLLEPDTAKGYILDGFPRTLGQADWLDAHLSAGAGALPVIAVSIQVGYNQLLRRITGRRMCPVCKTIYNVYLHPPKVEGICDNEGAELTRRSDDTEEVFEERMRAYNALTAPVVEHYRALGRFAEVDGELAVSDVTSAVVSAVVRMRVK
- the secY gene encoding preprotein translocase subunit SecY; translation: MLEKFLNIFRIPDLRKRVLFTMAMLAVYRLGAHIPTPGVNTAALENFFNQQAGSSLALVDMFSGGNLRKLTIFALGIMPYITASIIFQLLTVVYEPLAKLQKEGELGRRKITQWTRYLTVLLGIVQSAAIAITLRTASDNMVLNPGFGFIVMTVITLTTGTAFIMWLGEQITDRGVGNGMSLLIFAGIVTGLPRAIAELVDVAKTQKFGAFTVPALILLVAGMIAVVAFIVFVERSERRIPVQYAKRIVGRRLMGGQSTHLPLKVNSGGVMPVIFAASVLSAPMLFANAAFIKNSAPLARIFDALKPGEPWYELIQMAMIVFFAYFYISIVFRPDDIADNMRKYGGFIPGIRPGKRTSDFINDILTRITLVGALYLIIITIIPQFLITGIHLNHLPLVGGLFEHLPLWITNGFGFNFYFGGTSLLIVVGVAMDTVNQVESQLIMRHYEGFSPRSGRVRGRRSW